The proteins below come from a single Fusobacterium nucleatum genomic window:
- a CDS encoding diaminopimelate epimerase has product MDRKVQVLDFVKINPAGNITILIDNFDIYDKNIPKISEEIMKETNLYAEQVGFIRDNHLQMMGGEFCGNASRSFASLLAFRDKDFSKQKNYSITCSGENEVLDVDVREDGAKNKFLAKIKMPKFISLEEINIDEYKLGLVRFSGINHFIFNIKENKEASFENIIDLVKKYLSNEDYSAFGIMFFDRENLSMEPYVYVKEVGSGVYENSCASGTTALGYYLKKYKNLDRAKIIQPNGWLEYIIENDEIYIDGPVEIIAEGKVYVCFL; this is encoded by the coding sequence ATGGATAGAAAAGTGCAAGTTTTAGATTTTGTTAAAATTAATCCTGCTGGAAATATTACAATACTTATAGATAATTTTGATATTTATGATAAAAATATTCCTAAAATATCAGAAGAAATTATGAAAGAAACTAATCTCTATGCAGAACAAGTAGGTTTTATCAGAGATAATCATCTTCAAATGATGGGTGGAGAATTTTGTGGAAATGCGAGTAGGTCTTTTGCAAGTCTTTTAGCTTTTAGAGATAAAGATTTCTCTAAACAGAAAAATTATAGTATAACTTGTTCAGGTGAGAATGAAGTTTTAGATGTAGATGTAAGAGAAGATGGAGCTAAAAATAAATTTTTAGCTAAAATTAAAATGCCTAAATTTATAAGTTTAGAAGAAATTAATATAGATGAATATAAATTAGGGCTTGTTAGATTTTCTGGAATTAATCATTTTATTTTTAATATCAAAGAAAATAAAGAAGCTAGTTTTGAAAATATTATAGATTTAGTAAAAAAATATCTATCTAACGAAGATTATTCAGCTTTTGGAATAATGTTTTTTGATAGAGAAAATTTATCAATGGAACCTTATGTCTATGTAAAAGAAGTTGGAAGTGGAGTGTATGAAAATAGTTGTGCTTCTGGAACAACAGCATTGGGCTATTATTTAAAGAAGTATAAAAATTTAGACAGAGCCAAAATTATTCAACCTAATGGCTGGTTGGAGTATATTATTGAAAATGATGAAATTTATATAGATGGACCTGTTGAAATTATTGCAGAAGGAAAGGTGTATGTATGTTTCTTATGA
- a CDS encoding anthranilate synthase component II, translated as MFLMIDNYDSFVYNLVSYFLEENIEMEIIRNDLVDLKYIENLIKKGKLEGIIISPGPKSPKDCGLCNEIIKQFYKKVPIFGVCLGHQIIGHVFGAEVKKGKSPVHGKVHKIKNSRKNIFKNLPKEFNVTRYHSLVVEKEKLLNDFNIEAETEDGVLMALSHKNYPLYGVQFHPEAVLTEYGHEILRNFLDLAKEWRDKNANRS; from the coding sequence ATGTTTCTTATGATAGATAATTATGACTCATTTGTATATAATCTTGTGAGTTATTTTTTAGAAGAAAATATAGAAATGGAAATTATTCGTAATGATTTAGTAGATTTGAAGTATATTGAAAATTTAATAAAAAAAGGTAAATTGGAGGGGATAATAATTTCTCCAGGACCAAAAAGTCCAAAAGATTGTGGACTTTGTAATGAAATAATTAAACAGTTTTATAAGAAAGTACCAATATTTGGGGTATGTTTAGGACATCAAATAATAGGACATGTTTTTGGTGCAGAAGTAAAAAAAGGAAAGAGTCCTGTTCATGGAAAAGTCCATAAGATAAAAAATAGTAGAAAAAATATCTTTAAAAATCTTCCAAAAGAATTCAATGTAACAAGGTATCACTCTTTGGTTGTTGAAAAAGAAAAGCTACTTAATGATTTTAATATAGAAGCTGAAACAGAAGATGGTGTACTTATGGCACTTTCACATAAAAATTATCCTTTATATGGTGTACAGTTTCATCCAGAGGCAGTATTGACTGAATACGGACATGAAATACTTAGAAATTTTTTAGATTTAGCTAAGGAATGGAGAGATAAAAATGCAAATAGAAGTTAG
- a CDS encoding aminotransferase class IV, producing the protein MLIELDEGYSFGLGLFETILFYKGKPIFLDEHLARINKSITDLELKIEKLKKDEVFQYLNNNKNTLEYEVLKIVLSEKNRIFLKREYTYTEKDYQKGFSLNISKVRRNESSIFTFHKTLNYGDNILEKRKSKKLGYDEPIFLNSKNQITEGATSNIFVVVEDKIYTPKLSCGLLNGIVRQYIISNYDVTEKEIDIEFLNNADEIFLTNSLFGIMPVSNLEKKIFKPQKLGKNILQNYKKYLENI; encoded by the coding sequence ATGTTAATAGAATTAGATGAGGGATATAGCTTTGGTCTAGGCTTATTTGAAACTATTTTATTTTATAAGGGAAAGCCTATTTTTTTAGATGAACATTTAGCAAGGATTAATAAATCTATTACAGATTTAGAATTAAAAATAGAAAAATTAAAAAAAGATGAAGTGTTTCAATACTTGAATAATAATAAAAATACTCTTGAATATGAAGTTTTAAAAATAGTTTTATCAGAAAAAAATAGAATATTCTTAAAAAGAGAATATACTTACACAGAAAAAGATTATCAAAAAGGTTTTAGTCTAAATATTTCAAAAGTAAGAAGAAATGAAAGTTCTATTTTTACTTTTCATAAAACTTTAAATTATGGAGATAATATTTTAGAAAAAAGGAAAAGTAAAAAATTAGGTTATGATGAGCCAATATTCTTAAATAGTAAAAATCAAATTACAGAAGGAGCTACAAGTAATATATTTGTGGTAGTTGAAGATAAAATATATACTCCAAAATTATCTTGTGGACTTTTAAATGGAATTGTTAGACAATATATAATTTCAAATTATGATGTCACAGAAAAGGAAATAGATATAGAATTTTTAAATAATGCTGATGAGATTTTTTTAACAAATTCATTATTTGGAATTATGCCAGTTAGTAATTTAGAGAAAAAAATTTTTAAACCACAAAAATTAGGTAAAAATATTTTACAAAATTATAAAAAATATTTAGAAAATATATAA
- the pabB gene encoding aminodeoxychorismate synthase component I, with protein sequence MQIEVRKLKKYIDIYDIFRVLMSQDNFKENKISFLDSSLKNKYGKYSIIGINSYLELKEKDNKFYINDKLSDENFEEYLDGFLKENKRENKYNLPLISGGIAYFSYDYGRKFENIKTKHKKDIDIPEAVIRFYKTYIIEDIEKQEIYISYQDKKDYDNLINILENTKIEKENLIKNNNLANFKSNFEKDEYLKAIKKTIDYIIEGDIYIMNLTQRLMIENKKSPLQVFSYLRKFNPAPFGAYLDFDNFEVVSASPERFIKMKNRLIETRPIKGTRKRGATEEEDLALKNELANSEKDKSELLMIVDLERNDLNRICELKSVVVDELFEVETYSTVFHLVSTIRGKLKEEYSFVDLIKATFPGGSITGAPKIRAMEIIDELENSRRDLYTGSIGYISFNGDCDLNIVIRTAIHKDGKYYLGVGGGITCESELEFEYEETLQKAKAILEAIC encoded by the coding sequence ATGCAAATAGAAGTTAGAAAACTTAAAAAATATATTGATATTTATGATATTTTTAGAGTGTTGATGAGTCAAGATAATTTTAAAGAAAATAAGATTTCATTTTTAGATTCTTCATTAAAAAATAAATATGGAAAATACTCAATAATTGGGATAAATTCTTATTTAGAATTAAAAGAAAAAGATAATAAATTTTATATAAATGATAAATTAAGTGATGAAAATTTTGAAGAATATTTAGATGGGTTTTTAAAAGAAAATAAACGAGAAAATAAATATAATTTACCTTTAATTTCAGGAGGAATAGCATATTTTTCTTATGACTATGGAAGAAAATTTGAAAATATAAAGACAAAGCATAAGAAAGACATAGATATACCAGAAGCAGTAATTAGATTTTACAAAACTTATATAATTGAAGATATTGAAAAGCAAGAAATATATATAAGTTATCAAGATAAAAAAGATTATGATAATTTAATAAATATTTTAGAAAATACAAAAATAGAAAAAGAAAATTTAATAAAAAATAATAATCTTGCAAACTTTAAATCTAATTTTGAAAAAGATGAGTATTTAAAGGCAATCAAAAAGACTATTGACTATATCATTGAGGGAGATATCTACATAATGAACCTAACTCAAAGACTTATGATAGAAAACAAAAAATCTCCTTTACAAGTATTTTCATATTTAAGAAAATTTAATCCTGCACCTTTTGGAGCATATTTAGATTTTGATAATTTTGAAGTTGTAAGTGCCTCACCTGAAAGATTTATAAAAATGAAAAATAGACTTATAGAAACAAGACCTATTAAGGGTACAAGAAAAAGAGGAGCAACAGAAGAAGAAGATTTAGCTTTAAAAAATGAATTGGCTAACTCTGAAAAAGATAAAAGTGAGCTTTTAATGATAGTTGACTTAGAAAGAAATGATTTAAATCGTATTTGTGAGTTAAAGTCAGTAGTTGTGGATGAACTTTTTGAAGTGGAAACTTATTCAACAGTTTTTCATTTAGTTTCAACAATAAGAGGGAAATTGAAAGAAGAATATAGTTTTGTAGATTTGATAAAAGCTACTTTTCCAGGAGGTTCTATCACAGGAGCACCTAAGATAAGAGCAATGGAAATAATAGATGAATTAGAAAATTCAAGAAGAGATTTATACACAGGTTCAATAGGTTATATCTCATTTAATGGAGATTGTGATTTGAATATTGTTATAAGAACTGCTATTCATAAAGATGGTAAATATTATCTTGGTGTAGGTGGAGGAATTACTTGTGAATCTGAGTTAGAATTTGAATATGAAGAAACTTTACAAAAGGCAAAAGCTATTTTGGAGGCTATATGTTAA
- a CDS encoding ClC family H(+)/Cl(-) exchange transporter: MNNAKDTVEKLYKGNGKLYFACLFVGLITGAIVSSYRWALEEIGIFRKVYFSDVSLNNPISLLKVWLIFIAVGLIVNYLFKKFPKTSGSGIPQVKGLILGRINYNNWFFELLAKFVAGVLGIGAGLSLGREGPSVQLGSYVGYGISKIFKKDTVERNYLLTSGSSAGLSGAFGAPLAGVMFSIEEIHKYLSGKLLICAFVSSIAADFVGRRVFGVQTSFDIAIKYPLAINPYFQFILYIIFGIIIAFFGKLFTVTLIKCQDIFNGVKLAREIKVSFVMTISFILCFVLPEVTGGGHNLVESLIHGKTIIITLIIIFIIKLLFTAISYSTGFAGGIFLPMLVLGAIIGKIFGETIDIFAQTGADFTVHWIVLGMAAYFVAVVRAPITGVILILEMTGSFHLLLALTTVAVVSFYITELLGQQPVYDILYDKMKKDDNVVDEENKKKITIELAVMAESLLDGKAISEIIWPEEVLIIAIIRNGVEKIPKGRTVMMAGDILVLLLPEKIVGEVKEKLMKHTSVE, from the coding sequence ATGAATAATGCAAAAGATACAGTGGAGAAACTCTATAAAGGAAATGGTAAACTATATTTTGCTTGCCTGTTTGTAGGACTTATAACAGGGGCTATTGTTTCTTCTTATAGATGGGCATTAGAAGAAATAGGAATATTTAGGAAGGTCTATTTTTCAGATGTAAGTTTAAATAACCCAATATCATTGCTTAAAGTATGGCTTATATTTATAGCAGTAGGACTTATTGTAAATTATTTATTTAAGAAATTTCCAAAAACTTCTGGAAGTGGTATTCCACAAGTTAAAGGACTTATTTTAGGTAGAATAAACTATAATAATTGGTTTTTTGAATTATTAGCAAAATTTGTTGCAGGAGTTTTAGGGATAGGAGCAGGGCTATCTTTGGGAAGAGAAGGTCCCTCTGTTCAATTAGGTTCTTATGTGGGATATGGAATTTCAAAGATATTTAAAAAAGATACAGTGGAAAGAAATTATTTATTGACAAGTGGTTCTAGTGCAGGACTTTCAGGAGCATTTGGAGCACCACTTGCAGGAGTAATGTTCAGTATAGAAGAAATACATAAATATTTAAGTGGAAAATTATTAATTTGTGCTTTTGTATCAAGTATAGCAGCTGATTTTGTTGGTAGGAGAGTGTTTGGAGTACAAACATCTTTTGATATTGCTATAAAATATCCGTTGGCTATAAATCCATATTTTCAATTTATTTTGTATATAATTTTTGGAATAATAATAGCATTCTTTGGGAAATTATTTACAGTAACTTTGATAAAATGCCAAGATATATTTAATGGAGTTAAATTAGCAAGAGAAATAAAAGTTTCCTTTGTTATGACAATTTCTTTTATTTTGTGTTTTGTTCTCCCAGAAGTAACAGGTGGAGGACATAATTTAGTAGAAAGTTTAATTCATGGAAAAACTATTATTATTACACTAATAATTATTTTTATAATAAAACTATTATTCACTGCAATTTCATATTCAACAGGTTTTGCAGGAGGAATATTTTTACCTATGTTAGTTTTAGGTGCAATAATAGGAAAAATTTTTGGAGAAACAATAGATATATTTGCACAAACAGGGGCAGATTTTACAGTGCATTGGATAGTTTTAGGAATGGCAGCTTATTTTGTTGCAGTTGTAAGAGCACCAATCACTGGGGTTATTTTAATATTGGAAATGACAGGTAGTTTTCATTTATTATTAGCTTTAACCACTGTTGCAGTTGTATCTTTTTATATTACAGAGCTTTTAGGTCAACAGCCAGTATATGATATTTTATACGATAAAATGAAAAAAGATGACAATGTGGTTGATGAGGAAAATAAAAAAAAGATAACAATAGAATTAGCAGTAATGGCAGAATCTTTACTAGATGGAAAAGCTATTTCTGAAATTATTTGGCCTGAGGAAGTTTTAATAATAGCAATAATAAGAAATGGTGTAGAAAAGATACCTAAGGGAAGAACTGTTATGATGGCAGGAGATATATTGGTACTTTTATTACCAGAAAAAATTGTTGGGGAAGTTAAAGAAAAATTGATGAAACACACATCAGTGGAATAA
- the pcp gene encoding pyroglutamyl-peptidase I has product MKKILVTGFDPFDNEKINPALEVIKLLPKKIGDNEIKILEIPTVYKKSIEKIDKEIETYNPDYILSIGQAGGRTDISIERVAINIDDFRIKDNEGNQPIDEKIYLDGENAYFSTLPIKAIQNEITKNGIPASISNTAGTFVCNHVFYGVRYLVEKKYKGKKSGFIHIPYLPEQVIGKANTPSMSLDNILKGIIIAIETIFSVENDIKKLGGSIC; this is encoded by the coding sequence ATGAAAAAAATTCTTGTTACAGGTTTTGACCCATTTGATAATGAAAAAATAAATCCTGCATTGGAAGTTATAAAATTATTACCTAAAAAAATAGGAGATAATGAAATTAAAATTTTAGAAATACCAACAGTGTATAAAAAATCAATAGAAAAGATAGATAAAGAAATTGAAACTTACAACCCCGATTATATCCTTTCAATAGGACAAGCAGGTGGAAGAACAGATATTTCAATAGAGAGAGTTGCAATAAATATAGATGATTTTAGAATAAAAGATAACGAAGGAAATCAACCTATTGATGAAAAAATTTATCTTGATGGAGAAAATGCTTATTTTTCAACTCTACCAATAAAAGCTATTCAAAATGAAATTACAAAAAATGGTATTCCTGCCTCAATTTCCAATACAGCAGGAACTTTTGTATGCAATCATGTTTTTTATGGAGTTAGATATTTAGTTGAAAAGAAATATAAGGGTAAAAAATCAGGCTTTATTCATATTCCATATTTACCTGAACAAGTAATAGGAAAGGCAAATACTCCAAGTATGAGTTTAGATAATATTTTAAAAGGAATAATTATTGCAATAGAAACAATTTTTTCTGTTGAAAATGATATTAAAAAATTAGGTGGAAGTATCTGTTAA
- a CDS encoding potassium channel family protein, translating to MKQYLVIGLGRFGTSVAKTLYEAGENILGIDVSEELVQDRINNNILKNAIIGDASDGKILKDIGAENFDIAFICIGDIEASVMIALNLKELGIKSIIAKAINKKHGKVLTKIGATEIVYPEEHMGKRIAELTMNTDVIEHLKFTDNFVLVEVKAPSVFWNNSLIKLDVRNKYNINIVGIKKSKGEFLPNPTANVVIEEGDVLVIITDKKTVESFNKLI from the coding sequence ATGAAACAATATTTAGTTATAGGTTTAGGAAGATTTGGAACAAGTGTTGCTAAAACTTTATATGAGGCTGGAGAGAATATTTTAGGTATAGATGTAAGTGAAGAATTGGTACAGGATAGAATCAATAACAATATATTAAAAAATGCTATAATTGGGGATGCCAGTGATGGAAAAATTTTAAAAGATATAGGAGCAGAAAATTTTGATATTGCCTTTATCTGTATAGGAGATATAGAAGCAAGTGTTATGATAGCACTTAATTTGAAAGAATTGGGAATAAAGTCAATTATAGCAAAAGCTATAAATAAAAAACATGGAAAAGTTCTTACAAAAATTGGTGCAACAGAGATAGTCTACCCAGAAGAACATATGGGAAAAAGAATAGCAGAGCTTACAATGAATACAGATGTAATAGAACATTTAAAATTTACTGATAATTTTGTTTTAGTAGAGGTAAAGGCACCAAGTGTATTTTGGAATAATAGCCTTATAAAATTAGATGTTAGAAATAAATATAATATAAATATAGTTGGAATTAAAAAAAGTAAAGGAGAATTTTTACCTAATCCAACTGCAAATGTTGTAATAGAAGAAGGAGATGTATTAGTGATTATAACTGATAAAAAAACAGTGGAATCATTTAATAAATTGATTTAG
- a CDS encoding protein-export chaperone SecB has product MEKSQYLIFNGYRIENINYNHNNKFQISEENNIIPEFGFALIKSPNNSKEYNVIIGFSYTDKQNQPFVMESVIRGFFEVGDDKNENILFNAFAILFPYVRSLISDMTRYSITPIIIPTINIMNEIENLDDLYISSENYVSFKIDKR; this is encoded by the coding sequence ATGGAAAAAAGTCAATATTTAATATTTAATGGATATCGTATAGAAAATATAAATTATAACCATAACAATAAATTTCAGATAAGTGAAGAAAATAATATTATTCCTGAATTTGGATTTGCATTGATAAAATCTCCTAACAATTCAAAAGAGTATAATGTTATAATAGGATTTTCATATACTGACAAACAAAATCAACCTTTTGTAATGGAGTCAGTAATTAGAGGTTTTTTTGAAGTTGGAGATGATAAAAATGAAAATATATTGTTTAATGCTTTTGCAATATTATTCCCTTATGTACGTTCTTTGATATCAGATATGACTAGGTATTCTATAACTCCGATTATAATACCAACAATTAATATAATGAATGAAATTGAAAATTTAGATGATTTATATATTTCAAGTGAGAATTATGTATCTTTTAAAATAGATAAAAGATGA
- a CDS encoding TrkH family potassium uptake protein, protein MRKLSLLKKWDSLSPYRKLIFGFLAAIFAGVILLKLPFSLRENQNITVLDSLFTIVSAICVTGLSVVDVSQVFTPTGQLIILFFIQLGGLGVMTVSIIVFLLIGKKMSFETRELLKEERNSNSNGGITNFIKHLLLTVFVIEILGASILAYGFSKYYPLKRSIFYGLFHSVSAFCNAGFSLFTNNLEIFKYDKLITLTVSFLIILGGIGFVTINSIFIIKKKKFRDLSLTSKLALIITAFLLFIGTILFLIFEYNNSSTLKGMDFLDKFLNSFFQSVTLRTAGFNTVPLENIRPATVFISYIFMFIGASPGSTGGGIKTTTFGILIFYALGILKRREYVEVFKRRIDWELINKALAIVVISVFYIIVVITVILSVESFSTDKVVYEVISAFSTTGLSMGITAGLGVISKLLIVITMFIGRLGPMTVALAFTNNKKSLIKYPKEDILIG, encoded by the coding sequence ATGAGAAAACTAAGTCTATTAAAAAAGTGGGACAGTTTATCTCCTTATAGAAAATTAATTTTTGGTTTTTTAGCAGCAATTTTTGCTGGAGTGATACTTTTAAAACTGCCTTTTTCATTAAGAGAAAATCAAAATATTACAGTTTTAGACTCTTTGTTTACAATAGTTTCGGCTATCTGTGTAACAGGTTTATCCGTTGTTGATGTAAGTCAAGTTTTTACTCCAACAGGGCAATTAATAATTTTGTTTTTTATTCAATTAGGTGGACTTGGAGTTATGACTGTTTCAATAATAGTTTTTTTATTGATTGGTAAAAAAATGAGCTTTGAAACAAGGGAACTTTTAAAAGAAGAAAGAAATTCTAATAGCAATGGAGGTATTACAAATTTTATAAAACATCTATTGTTGACAGTATTTGTAATTGAAATACTAGGGGCTTCAATTTTAGCTTATGGTTTTTCTAAATATTATCCATTAAAAAGATCAATTTTTTATGGATTATTTCATTCAGTGTCAGCATTTTGTAATGCTGGATTTTCTTTGTTTACTAATAATTTAGAAATTTTTAAATATGATAAATTAATCACTCTAACTGTTTCATTTTTAATTATTTTAGGTGGAATAGGTTTTGTAACAATAAATTCAATTTTTATAATTAAAAAGAAAAAATTTAGAGATTTAAGTTTAACTTCAAAATTAGCTTTAATTATTACAGCTTTTTTACTTTTTATTGGGACAATACTATTTTTAATATTTGAATATAATAATTCAAGCACCTTAAAAGGTATGGATTTTTTGGACAAATTTTTAAATTCATTTTTCCAAAGTGTAACATTAAGAACAGCCGGCTTTAATACAGTGCCACTTGAAAATATAAGACCAGCAACAGTTTTTATTTCATATATTTTTATGTTTATTGGAGCATCACCAGGTTCAACAGGTGGAGGAATAAAAACAACAACCTTTGGTATTTTAATATTCTATGCACTAGGTATTTTAAAAAGAAGAGAATATGTTGAAGTTTTTAAAAGGAGAATAGATTGGGAATTGATTAATAAAGCATTAGCAATAGTGGTTATATCAGTATTCTATATTATTGTTGTTATAACAGTTATATTATCAGTAGAAAGTTTCTCAACAGATAAAGTGGTATATGAAGTTATTTCGGCTTTTTCAACAACTGGGTTAAGTATGGGAATAACAGCAGGATTAGGGGTAATTTCTAAGCTTTTAATAGTTATTACAATGTTTATAGGAAGATTAGGACCTATGACAGTTGCATTAGCATTTACAAATAATAAGAAAAGTTTAATAAAATATCCAAAAGAAGATATACTGATTGGATAG